One part of the Symphalangus syndactylus isolate Jambi chromosome 1, NHGRI_mSymSyn1-v2.1_pri, whole genome shotgun sequence genome encodes these proteins:
- the POLI gene encoding DNA polymerase iota isoform X2, translating into MDLDCFYAQVEMISNPELKDKPLGVQQKYLVVTCNYEARKLGVKKLMNVRDAKEKCPQLVLVNGEDLTRYREMSYKVTELLEEFSPVVERLGFDENFVDLTEMVEKRLQQLQSDELSAVTVSGHVYNNQSINLHDILHIRLLVGSQIAAEMREAMHNHLGLTGCAGVASNKLLAKLVSGVFKPNQQTVLLPESCQHLIHSLNHIKEIPGIGYKTAKCLEALGINSVHDLQTFSPKILEKELGISVAHRIQKLSFGEDNSPVIPSGPPQSFSEEDSFKKCSSEVEAKNKIEELLASLLNRVCQDGRKPHTVRLIIRRYSSEKHYGRESRQCPIPSHVIQKLGTGNYDVMTPMVDILMKLFRNMVNVKMPFHLTLLSVCFCNLKALNTAKKGLIDYYLTPSLSTTSHSGKHSCKMKDTHTEDFPKHKEINRDFLPSGRIESTRTRESPLDTTNFSKEKDINEFPLCSLPEGVDQEVFKQLPVDIQEEILSGKSREKFQGKGSVSRPLHASRGVLSFFSKKQMQDIPVNPRDHLSSSKQVSSVSPCEPGTSGLNSSSSSYMSSQKDYSYYLDNRLKDERMSQGPKEPQGFHFTNSNPAVSAFHSFPNLESEQLFSKNRTTDSHKQTVATDSHEGLTENREPDSVDEKITFPSDIDPQVFYELPEVVQKELLAEWKRTGSDFHIGHK; encoded by the exons ATGGATCTGGATTGCTTTTATGCACAAGTAGAAATGATCTCAAACCCAGAGCTAAAAGACAAACCTTTAG ggGTTCAACAGAAATATTTGGTGGTTACCTGCAACTATGAAGCTAGGAAACTTGGAGTTAAGAAACTTATGAATGTCAGAGATGCAAAAGAAAAGTGTCCACAGCTGGTATTGGTTAATGGAGAAGACCTGACTCGCTACAGAGAAATGTCTTACAAGGTTACAG aATTACTGGAAGAATTTAGTCCAGTTGTTGAGAGACTTGGATTTGATGAAAATTTTGTGGATCTAACAGAAATGGTTGAGAAGAGACTACAGCAGCTGCAAAGTGATGAACTTTCTGCGGTGACTGTGTCGGGTCATGTATACAATAATCAGT ctaTAAACCTGCATGACATCTTGCACATCAGACTACTTGTTGGATCTCAGATTGCAGCAGAGATGCGGGAAGCCATGCATAATCATTTGGGGCTCACTGGCTGTGCTGGAGTGGCTTCTAATAAACTGTTGGCAAAATTAGTTTCTGGTGTCTTTAAACCAAATCAACAAACAGTCTTACTACCTGAAAGTTGTCAACATCTTATTCATAGTTTGAATCACATAAAGGAAATACCTG gtATTGGCTATAAAACTGCCAAATGTCTTGAAGCGCTGGGTATCAATAGTGTACATGATCTCCAAACCTTTTCAcccaaaattttagaaaaagaattagGAATTTCAGTTGCTCATCGTATCCAGAAGCTCAGTTTTGGAGAGGATAACTCCCCTGTGATACCCTCAGGACCACCTCAG TCCTTTAGTGAAgaagattcatttaaaaaatgttcatctgAAGTTGAAGCTAAAAATAAGATTGAAGAACTACTTGCTAGTCTTTTAAACAG AGTATGCCAAGATGGAAGGAAGCCTCATACAGTGAGATTAATAATCCGTCGGTATTCCTCTGAGAAGCACTATGGTCGTGAGAGTCGTCAGTGCCCTATTCCTTCACATGTAATTCAGAAGCTAGGGACAG gaaATTATGATGTGATGACCCCAATGGTTGATATACTTATGAAACTTTTTCGAAATATGGTGAATGTGAAGATGCCATTTCACCTTACCCTTCTAAGTGTGTGCTTCTGCAACCTTAAAGCACTAAATACTGCTAAGAAAGGGcttattgattattatttaacGCCATCATTATCAACAACTTCACACTCTGGCAAGCACagttgt AAAATGAAAGACACTCATACGGAAGATTTTcccaaacacaaagaaataaaccgGGATTTCCTACCAAGTGGAAGAATTGAAAGTACAAGAACTAGGGAGTCTCCACTAGATACCAcaaatttttctaaagaaaaagacattaatgaatttccACTGTGTTCACTTCCTGAAGGTGTTGACCAAGAAGTCTTTAAGCAGCTTCCAGTAGATATTCAAGAAGAAATCCTTTCTGGAAAATCTAGGGAAAAATTTCAAGGGAAAGGAAGTGTGAGTCGACCATTACATGCATCTAGAGGagtattatctttcttttctaaaaaacaaatgcAAGATATTCCCGTAAATCCTAGAGATCATTTATCCAGTAGCAAACAGGTATCCTCTGTATCTCCTTGTGAACCAGGAACATCAGGCTTAAATAGCAGTAGTTCTTCTTACATGTCTAGCCAAAAGGATTATTCATATTATTTAGATAATAGATTAAAAGATGAACGAATGAGTCAAGGACCTAAAGAACCTCAAGGATTCCACTTTACAAATTCAAACCCTGCTGTGTctgcttttcattcatttccaaacTTGGAGAGTGAGCAACTTTTCTCCAAAAACCGCACTACAGATAGCCATAAGCAAACAGTAGCAACAGACTCTCATGAAGGACTTACAGAAAATAGAGAGCCAGATTCTGTTGATGAGAAAATTACTTTCCCTTCTGACATTGATCCTCAAGTTTTTTATGAACTACCAGAAGTAGTACAAAAGGAACTGCTGGCAGAGTGGAAGAGAACAGGATCAGATTTCCACATTGGACATAAATAA
- the POLI gene encoding DNA polymerase iota isoform X5, giving the protein MEKLGVEPAEEGGGDDDEDAEAWAMELTDVGAAASSQGVQQKYLVVTCNYEARKLGVKKLMNVRDAKEKCPQLVLVNGEDLTRYREMSYKVTELLEEFSPVVERLGFDENFVDLTEMVEKRLQQLQSDELSAVTVSGHVYNNQCIGYKTAKCLEALGINSVHDLQTFSPKILEKELGISVAHRIQKLSFGEDNSPVIPSGPPQSFSEEDSFKKCSSEVEAKNKIEELLASLLNRVCQDGRKPHTVRLIIRRYSSEKHYGRESRQCPIPSHVIQKLGTGNYDVMTPMVDILMKLFRNMVNVKMPFHLTLLSVCFCNLKALNTAKKGLIDYYLTPSLSTTSHSGKHSCKMKDTHTEDFPKHKEINRDFLPSGRIESTRTRESPLDTTNFSKEKDINEFPLCSLPEGVDQEVFKQLPVDIQEEILSGKSREKFQGKGSVSRPLHASRGVLSFFSKKQMQDIPVNPRDHLSSSKQVSSVSPCEPGTSGLNSSSSSYMSSQKDYSYYLDNRLKDERMSQGPKEPQGFHFTNSNPAVSAFHSFPNLESEQLFSKNRTTDSHKQTVATDSHEGLTENREPDSVDEKITFPSDIDPQVFYELPEVVQKELLAEWKRTGSDFHIGHK; this is encoded by the exons ATGGAGAAACTGGGGGTGGAGCCGGCGGAGGAAGGCGGCGGCGACGACGACGAAGACGCCGAGGCCTGGGCCATGGAATTGACGGACGTGGGGGCGGCAGCCAGCTCTCAGG ggGTTCAACAGAAATATTTGGTGGTTACCTGCAACTATGAAGCTAGGAAACTTGGAGTTAAGAAACTTATGAATGTCAGAGATGCAAAAGAAAAGTGTCCACAGCTGGTATTGGTTAATGGAGAAGACCTGACTCGCTACAGAGAAATGTCTTACAAGGTTACAG aATTACTGGAAGAATTTAGTCCAGTTGTTGAGAGACTTGGATTTGATGAAAATTTTGTGGATCTAACAGAAATGGTTGAGAAGAGACTACAGCAGCTGCAAAGTGATGAACTTTCTGCGGTGACTGTGTCGGGTCATGTATACAATAATCAGT gtATTGGCTATAAAACTGCCAAATGTCTTGAAGCGCTGGGTATCAATAGTGTACATGATCTCCAAACCTTTTCAcccaaaattttagaaaaagaattagGAATTTCAGTTGCTCATCGTATCCAGAAGCTCAGTTTTGGAGAGGATAACTCCCCTGTGATACCCTCAGGACCACCTCAG TCCTTTAGTGAAgaagattcatttaaaaaatgttcatctgAAGTTGAAGCTAAAAATAAGATTGAAGAACTACTTGCTAGTCTTTTAAACAG AGTATGCCAAGATGGAAGGAAGCCTCATACAGTGAGATTAATAATCCGTCGGTATTCCTCTGAGAAGCACTATGGTCGTGAGAGTCGTCAGTGCCCTATTCCTTCACATGTAATTCAGAAGCTAGGGACAG gaaATTATGATGTGATGACCCCAATGGTTGATATACTTATGAAACTTTTTCGAAATATGGTGAATGTGAAGATGCCATTTCACCTTACCCTTCTAAGTGTGTGCTTCTGCAACCTTAAAGCACTAAATACTGCTAAGAAAGGGcttattgattattatttaacGCCATCATTATCAACAACTTCACACTCTGGCAAGCACagttgt AAAATGAAAGACACTCATACGGAAGATTTTcccaaacacaaagaaataaaccgGGATTTCCTACCAAGTGGAAGAATTGAAAGTACAAGAACTAGGGAGTCTCCACTAGATACCAcaaatttttctaaagaaaaagacattaatgaatttccACTGTGTTCACTTCCTGAAGGTGTTGACCAAGAAGTCTTTAAGCAGCTTCCAGTAGATATTCAAGAAGAAATCCTTTCTGGAAAATCTAGGGAAAAATTTCAAGGGAAAGGAAGTGTGAGTCGACCATTACATGCATCTAGAGGagtattatctttcttttctaaaaaacaaatgcAAGATATTCCCGTAAATCCTAGAGATCATTTATCCAGTAGCAAACAGGTATCCTCTGTATCTCCTTGTGAACCAGGAACATCAGGCTTAAATAGCAGTAGTTCTTCTTACATGTCTAGCCAAAAGGATTATTCATATTATTTAGATAATAGATTAAAAGATGAACGAATGAGTCAAGGACCTAAAGAACCTCAAGGATTCCACTTTACAAATTCAAACCCTGCTGTGTctgcttttcattcatttccaaacTTGGAGAGTGAGCAACTTTTCTCCAAAAACCGCACTACAGATAGCCATAAGCAAACAGTAGCAACAGACTCTCATGAAGGACTTACAGAAAATAGAGAGCCAGATTCTGTTGATGAGAAAATTACTTTCCCTTCTGACATTGATCCTCAAGTTTTTTATGAACTACCAGAAGTAGTACAAAAGGAACTGCTGGCAGAGTGGAAGAGAACAGGATCAGATTTCCACATTGGACATAAATAA
- the POLI gene encoding DNA polymerase iota isoform X4, whose translation MEKLGVEPAEEGGGDDDEDAEAWAMELTDVGAAASSQGVHDQVLPTRNSSSRVIVHMDLDCFYAQVEMISNPELKDKPLGVQQKYLVVTCNYEARKLGVKKLMNVRDAKEKCPQLVLVNGEDLTRYREMSYKVTELLEEFSPVVERLGFDENFVDLTEMVEKRLQQLQSDELSAVTVSGHVYNNQSINLHDILHIRLLVGSQIAAEMREAMHNHLGLTGCAGVASNKLLAKLVSGVFKPNQQTVLLPESCQHLIHSLNHIKEIPGIGYKTAKCLEALGINSVHDLQTFSPKILEKELGISVAHRIQKLSFGEDNSPVIPSGPPQSFSEEDSFKKCSSEVEAKNKIEELLASLLNRVCQDGRKPHTVRLIIRRYSSEKHYGRESRQCPIPSHVIQKLGTGNYDVMTPMVDILMKLFRNMVNVKMPFHLTLLSVCFCNLKALNTAKKGLIDYYLTPSLSTTSHSGKHSCKMKDTHTEDFPKHKEINRDFLPSGRIESTRTRESPLDTTNFSKEKDINEFPLCSLPEGVDQEVFKQLPVDIQEEILSGKSREKFQGKGSVSRPLHASRGVLSFFSKKQMQDIPVNPRDHLSSSKQVSSVSPCEPGTSGLNSSSSSYMSSQKDYSYYLDNRLKDERMSQGPKEPQGFHFTNSNPAVSAFHSFPNLESEQLFSKNRTTDSHKQTVATDSHEGLTENREPDSVDEKITFPSDIDPQVFYELPEVVQKELLAEWKRTGSDFHIGHK comes from the exons ATGGAGAAACTGGGGGTGGAGCCGGCGGAGGAAGGCGGCGGCGACGACGACGAAGACGCCGAGGCCTGGGCCATGGAATTGACGGACGTGGGGGCGGCAGCCAGCTCTCAGG GAGTTCATGATCAAGTGTTGCCCACACGAAATTCTTCATCCAGAGTCATAGTACATATGGATCTGGATTGCTTTTATGCACAAGTAGAAATGATCTCAAACCCAGAGCTAAAAGACAAACCTTTAG ggGTTCAACAGAAATATTTGGTGGTTACCTGCAACTATGAAGCTAGGAAACTTGGAGTTAAGAAACTTATGAATGTCAGAGATGCAAAAGAAAAGTGTCCACAGCTGGTATTGGTTAATGGAGAAGACCTGACTCGCTACAGAGAAATGTCTTACAAGGTTACAG aATTACTGGAAGAATTTAGTCCAGTTGTTGAGAGACTTGGATTTGATGAAAATTTTGTGGATCTAACAGAAATGGTTGAGAAGAGACTACAGCAGCTGCAAAGTGATGAACTTTCTGCGGTGACTGTGTCGGGTCATGTATACAATAATCAGT ctaTAAACCTGCATGACATCTTGCACATCAGACTACTTGTTGGATCTCAGATTGCAGCAGAGATGCGGGAAGCCATGCATAATCATTTGGGGCTCACTGGCTGTGCTGGAGTGGCTTCTAATAAACTGTTGGCAAAATTAGTTTCTGGTGTCTTTAAACCAAATCAACAAACAGTCTTACTACCTGAAAGTTGTCAACATCTTATTCATAGTTTGAATCACATAAAGGAAATACCTG gtATTGGCTATAAAACTGCCAAATGTCTTGAAGCGCTGGGTATCAATAGTGTACATGATCTCCAAACCTTTTCAcccaaaattttagaaaaagaattagGAATTTCAGTTGCTCATCGTATCCAGAAGCTCAGTTTTGGAGAGGATAACTCCCCTGTGATACCCTCAGGACCACCTCAG TCCTTTAGTGAAgaagattcatttaaaaaatgttcatctgAAGTTGAAGCTAAAAATAAGATTGAAGAACTACTTGCTAGTCTTTTAAACAG AGTATGCCAAGATGGAAGGAAGCCTCATACAGTGAGATTAATAATCCGTCGGTATTCCTCTGAGAAGCACTATGGTCGTGAGAGTCGTCAGTGCCCTATTCCTTCACATGTAATTCAGAAGCTAGGGACAG gaaATTATGATGTGATGACCCCAATGGTTGATATACTTATGAAACTTTTTCGAAATATGGTGAATGTGAAGATGCCATTTCACCTTACCCTTCTAAGTGTGTGCTTCTGCAACCTTAAAGCACTAAATACTGCTAAGAAAGGGcttattgattattatttaacGCCATCATTATCAACAACTTCACACTCTGGCAAGCACagttgt AAAATGAAAGACACTCATACGGAAGATTTTcccaaacacaaagaaataaaccgGGATTTCCTACCAAGTGGAAGAATTGAAAGTACAAGAACTAGGGAGTCTCCACTAGATACCAcaaatttttctaaagaaaaagacattaatgaatttccACTGTGTTCACTTCCTGAAGGTGTTGACCAAGAAGTCTTTAAGCAGCTTCCAGTAGATATTCAAGAAGAAATCCTTTCTGGAAAATCTAGGGAAAAATTTCAAGGGAAAGGAAGTGTGAGTCGACCATTACATGCATCTAGAGGagtattatctttcttttctaaaaaacaaatgcAAGATATTCCCGTAAATCCTAGAGATCATTTATCCAGTAGCAAACAGGTATCCTCTGTATCTCCTTGTGAACCAGGAACATCAGGCTTAAATAGCAGTAGTTCTTCTTACATGTCTAGCCAAAAGGATTATTCATATTATTTAGATAATAGATTAAAAGATGAACGAATGAGTCAAGGACCTAAAGAACCTCAAGGATTCCACTTTACAAATTCAAACCCTGCTGTGTctgcttttcattcatttccaaacTTGGAGAGTGAGCAACTTTTCTCCAAAAACCGCACTACAGATAGCCATAAGCAAACAGTAGCAACAGACTCTCATGAAGGACTTACAGAAAATAGAGAGCCAGATTCTGTTGATGAGAAAATTACTTTCCCTTCTGACATTGATCCTCAAGTTTTTTATGAACTACCAGAAGTAGTACAAAAGGAACTGCTGGCAGAGTGGAAGAGAACAGGATCAGATTTCCACATTGGACATAAATAA
- the POLI gene encoding DNA polymerase iota isoform X1 produces MEKLGVEPAEEGGGDDDEDAEAWAMELTDVGAAASSQGVQQKYLVVTCNYEARKLGVKKLMNVRDAKEKCPQLVLVNGEDLTRYREMSYKVTELLEEFSPVVERLGFDENFVDLTEMVEKRLQQLQSDELSAVTVSGHVYNNQSINLHDILHIRLLVGSQIAAEMREAMHNHLGLTGCAGVASNKLLAKLVSGVFKPNQQTVLLPESCQHLIHSLNHIKEIPGIGYKTAKCLEALGINSVHDLQTFSPKILEKELGISVAHRIQKLSFGEDNSPVIPSGPPQSFSEEDSFKKCSSEVEAKNKIEELLASLLNRVCQDGRKPHTVRLIIRRYSSEKHYGRESRQCPIPSHVIQKLGTGNYDVMTPMVDILMKLFRNMVNVKMPFHLTLLSVCFCNLKALNTAKKGLIDYYLTPSLSTTSHSGKHSCKMKDTHTEDFPKHKEINRDFLPSGRIESTRTRESPLDTTNFSKEKDINEFPLCSLPEGVDQEVFKQLPVDIQEEILSGKSREKFQGKGSVSRPLHASRGVLSFFSKKQMQDIPVNPRDHLSSSKQVSSVSPCEPGTSGLNSSSSSYMSSQKDYSYYLDNRLKDERMSQGPKEPQGFHFTNSNPAVSAFHSFPNLESEQLFSKNRTTDSHKQTVATDSHEGLTENREPDSVDEKITFPSDIDPQVFYELPEVVQKELLAEWKRTGSDFHIGHK; encoded by the exons ATGGAGAAACTGGGGGTGGAGCCGGCGGAGGAAGGCGGCGGCGACGACGACGAAGACGCCGAGGCCTGGGCCATGGAATTGACGGACGTGGGGGCGGCAGCCAGCTCTCAGG ggGTTCAACAGAAATATTTGGTGGTTACCTGCAACTATGAAGCTAGGAAACTTGGAGTTAAGAAACTTATGAATGTCAGAGATGCAAAAGAAAAGTGTCCACAGCTGGTATTGGTTAATGGAGAAGACCTGACTCGCTACAGAGAAATGTCTTACAAGGTTACAG aATTACTGGAAGAATTTAGTCCAGTTGTTGAGAGACTTGGATTTGATGAAAATTTTGTGGATCTAACAGAAATGGTTGAGAAGAGACTACAGCAGCTGCAAAGTGATGAACTTTCTGCGGTGACTGTGTCGGGTCATGTATACAATAATCAGT ctaTAAACCTGCATGACATCTTGCACATCAGACTACTTGTTGGATCTCAGATTGCAGCAGAGATGCGGGAAGCCATGCATAATCATTTGGGGCTCACTGGCTGTGCTGGAGTGGCTTCTAATAAACTGTTGGCAAAATTAGTTTCTGGTGTCTTTAAACCAAATCAACAAACAGTCTTACTACCTGAAAGTTGTCAACATCTTATTCATAGTTTGAATCACATAAAGGAAATACCTG gtATTGGCTATAAAACTGCCAAATGTCTTGAAGCGCTGGGTATCAATAGTGTACATGATCTCCAAACCTTTTCAcccaaaattttagaaaaagaattagGAATTTCAGTTGCTCATCGTATCCAGAAGCTCAGTTTTGGAGAGGATAACTCCCCTGTGATACCCTCAGGACCACCTCAG TCCTTTAGTGAAgaagattcatttaaaaaatgttcatctgAAGTTGAAGCTAAAAATAAGATTGAAGAACTACTTGCTAGTCTTTTAAACAG AGTATGCCAAGATGGAAGGAAGCCTCATACAGTGAGATTAATAATCCGTCGGTATTCCTCTGAGAAGCACTATGGTCGTGAGAGTCGTCAGTGCCCTATTCCTTCACATGTAATTCAGAAGCTAGGGACAG gaaATTATGATGTGATGACCCCAATGGTTGATATACTTATGAAACTTTTTCGAAATATGGTGAATGTGAAGATGCCATTTCACCTTACCCTTCTAAGTGTGTGCTTCTGCAACCTTAAAGCACTAAATACTGCTAAGAAAGGGcttattgattattatttaacGCCATCATTATCAACAACTTCACACTCTGGCAAGCACagttgt AAAATGAAAGACACTCATACGGAAGATTTTcccaaacacaaagaaataaaccgGGATTTCCTACCAAGTGGAAGAATTGAAAGTACAAGAACTAGGGAGTCTCCACTAGATACCAcaaatttttctaaagaaaaagacattaatgaatttccACTGTGTTCACTTCCTGAAGGTGTTGACCAAGAAGTCTTTAAGCAGCTTCCAGTAGATATTCAAGAAGAAATCCTTTCTGGAAAATCTAGGGAAAAATTTCAAGGGAAAGGAAGTGTGAGTCGACCATTACATGCATCTAGAGGagtattatctttcttttctaaaaaacaaatgcAAGATATTCCCGTAAATCCTAGAGATCATTTATCCAGTAGCAAACAGGTATCCTCTGTATCTCCTTGTGAACCAGGAACATCAGGCTTAAATAGCAGTAGTTCTTCTTACATGTCTAGCCAAAAGGATTATTCATATTATTTAGATAATAGATTAAAAGATGAACGAATGAGTCAAGGACCTAAAGAACCTCAAGGATTCCACTTTACAAATTCAAACCCTGCTGTGTctgcttttcattcatttccaaacTTGGAGAGTGAGCAACTTTTCTCCAAAAACCGCACTACAGATAGCCATAAGCAAACAGTAGCAACAGACTCTCATGAAGGACTTACAGAAAATAGAGAGCCAGATTCTGTTGATGAGAAAATTACTTTCCCTTCTGACATTGATCCTCAAGTTTTTTATGAACTACCAGAAGTAGTACAAAAGGAACTGCTGGCAGAGTGGAAGAGAACAGGATCAGATTTCCACATTGGACATAAATAA
- the POLI gene encoding DNA polymerase iota isoform X6, producing the protein MYTIITINLHDILHIRLLVGSQIAAEMREAMHNHLGLTGCAGVASNKLLAKLVSGVFKPNQQTVLLPESCQHLIHSLNHIKEIPGIGYKTAKCLEALGINSVHDLQTFSPKILEKELGISVAHRIQKLSFGEDNSPVIPSGPPQSFSEEDSFKKCSSEVEAKNKIEELLASLLNRVCQDGRKPHTVRLIIRRYSSEKHYGRESRQCPIPSHVIQKLGTGNYDVMTPMVDILMKLFRNMVNVKMPFHLTLLSVCFCNLKALNTAKKGLIDYYLTPSLSTTSHSGKHSCKMKDTHTEDFPKHKEINRDFLPSGRIESTRTRESPLDTTNFSKEKDINEFPLCSLPEGVDQEVFKQLPVDIQEEILSGKSREKFQGKGSVSRPLHASRGVLSFFSKKQMQDIPVNPRDHLSSSKQVSSVSPCEPGTSGLNSSSSSYMSSQKDYSYYLDNRLKDERMSQGPKEPQGFHFTNSNPAVSAFHSFPNLESEQLFSKNRTTDSHKQTVATDSHEGLTENREPDSVDEKITFPSDIDPQVFYELPEVVQKELLAEWKRTGSDFHIGHK; encoded by the exons ATGTATACAATAATCA ctaTAAACCTGCATGACATCTTGCACATCAGACTACTTGTTGGATCTCAGATTGCAGCAGAGATGCGGGAAGCCATGCATAATCATTTGGGGCTCACTGGCTGTGCTGGAGTGGCTTCTAATAAACTGTTGGCAAAATTAGTTTCTGGTGTCTTTAAACCAAATCAACAAACAGTCTTACTACCTGAAAGTTGTCAACATCTTATTCATAGTTTGAATCACATAAAGGAAATACCTG gtATTGGCTATAAAACTGCCAAATGTCTTGAAGCGCTGGGTATCAATAGTGTACATGATCTCCAAACCTTTTCAcccaaaattttagaaaaagaattagGAATTTCAGTTGCTCATCGTATCCAGAAGCTCAGTTTTGGAGAGGATAACTCCCCTGTGATACCCTCAGGACCACCTCAG TCCTTTAGTGAAgaagattcatttaaaaaatgttcatctgAAGTTGAAGCTAAAAATAAGATTGAAGAACTACTTGCTAGTCTTTTAAACAG AGTATGCCAAGATGGAAGGAAGCCTCATACAGTGAGATTAATAATCCGTCGGTATTCCTCTGAGAAGCACTATGGTCGTGAGAGTCGTCAGTGCCCTATTCCTTCACATGTAATTCAGAAGCTAGGGACAG gaaATTATGATGTGATGACCCCAATGGTTGATATACTTATGAAACTTTTTCGAAATATGGTGAATGTGAAGATGCCATTTCACCTTACCCTTCTAAGTGTGTGCTTCTGCAACCTTAAAGCACTAAATACTGCTAAGAAAGGGcttattgattattatttaacGCCATCATTATCAACAACTTCACACTCTGGCAAGCACagttgt AAAATGAAAGACACTCATACGGAAGATTTTcccaaacacaaagaaataaaccgGGATTTCCTACCAAGTGGAAGAATTGAAAGTACAAGAACTAGGGAGTCTCCACTAGATACCAcaaatttttctaaagaaaaagacattaatgaatttccACTGTGTTCACTTCCTGAAGGTGTTGACCAAGAAGTCTTTAAGCAGCTTCCAGTAGATATTCAAGAAGAAATCCTTTCTGGAAAATCTAGGGAAAAATTTCAAGGGAAAGGAAGTGTGAGTCGACCATTACATGCATCTAGAGGagtattatctttcttttctaaaaaacaaatgcAAGATATTCCCGTAAATCCTAGAGATCATTTATCCAGTAGCAAACAGGTATCCTCTGTATCTCCTTGTGAACCAGGAACATCAGGCTTAAATAGCAGTAGTTCTTCTTACATGTCTAGCCAAAAGGATTATTCATATTATTTAGATAATAGATTAAAAGATGAACGAATGAGTCAAGGACCTAAAGAACCTCAAGGATTCCACTTTACAAATTCAAACCCTGCTGTGTctgcttttcattcatttccaaacTTGGAGAGTGAGCAACTTTTCTCCAAAAACCGCACTACAGATAGCCATAAGCAAACAGTAGCAACAGACTCTCATGAAGGACTTACAGAAAATAGAGAGCCAGATTCTGTTGATGAGAAAATTACTTTCCCTTCTGACATTGATCCTCAAGTTTTTTATGAACTACCAGAAGTAGTACAAAAGGAACTGCTGGCAGAGTGGAAGAGAACAGGATCAGATTTCCACATTGGACATAAATAA